The following are encoded in a window of Nakamurella sp. A5-74 genomic DNA:
- a CDS encoding DUF475 domain-containing protein, with product MTMRIFFWSFLLSIVALVVAFVYGGWTALALCLILGILEVSLSFDNAVINATVLERMSEFWQKIFLTVGIVIAVFGMRLLLPLLIVYVAAGLNPVRAFDLAMNPPADGAAYFADGSPSYETLLTGAHPIIASFGGMFLLMLFLSYIFEEREITWLSWLEKPLARIGKLDMLSVVIAGALLVILTETLITTDKMIAGELVTAGEERNTVLVAGILGMVLFIAVNGLGQLFESSGEDDEEATTREAADEVAVAGGATTVTKKSGRPSKLVKATGKAGFFLFLYLEVLDASFSFDGVIGAFAITSDPIIIALGLGIIGALFVRSLTIFLVRKGTLSEYVFLEHGAHWAIFALAVILLISVGGLHVPEVITGLVGVAFIGAALLSSLARNRRLRAQGVEPSQVHA from the coding sequence GTGACCATGCGGATCTTCTTCTGGTCCTTCCTGCTGTCGATCGTGGCGCTCGTCGTCGCGTTCGTCTACGGCGGCTGGACCGCTCTGGCCCTCTGTCTGATCCTCGGCATCCTCGAGGTCTCGCTGTCCTTCGACAACGCAGTGATCAACGCGACCGTGCTGGAGCGGATGAGTGAGTTCTGGCAGAAGATCTTCCTCACCGTCGGCATCGTCATCGCGGTCTTCGGCATGCGACTGCTGCTGCCGCTGCTCATCGTCTATGTAGCGGCGGGTCTCAACCCGGTGCGGGCCTTCGACCTGGCGATGAACCCGCCCGCGGACGGCGCCGCGTACTTCGCCGACGGATCACCGTCGTACGAGACGCTGCTCACCGGTGCGCACCCGATCATCGCGTCGTTCGGCGGGATGTTCCTGCTGATGCTGTTCCTGAGCTACATCTTCGAGGAGCGCGAGATCACCTGGCTGTCCTGGCTGGAGAAGCCGCTGGCCAGGATCGGCAAGCTCGACATGCTCAGCGTCGTCATCGCCGGCGCACTGCTGGTGATCCTCACCGAGACGCTGATCACCACGGACAAGATGATTGCCGGCGAGCTGGTCACGGCGGGCGAGGAACGCAACACCGTCCTGGTCGCCGGCATCCTCGGCATGGTGCTGTTCATCGCGGTCAACGGGCTCGGGCAACTCTTCGAGTCCTCCGGTGAGGACGACGAGGAGGCCACCACCCGGGAAGCGGCCGACGAGGTCGCGGTTGCGGGCGGGGCCACCACCGTCACCAAGAAGTCCGGCCGCCCGTCGAAGTTGGTCAAGGCCACCGGCAAGGCCGGGTTCTTCCTGTTCCTGTACCTCGAGGTCCTGGACGCGTCGTTCTCCTTCGACGGTGTCATCGGCGCGTTCGCCATCACCTCCGACCCGATCATCATCGCGCTCGGCCTGGGCATCATCGGCGCCCTGTTCGTGCGTTCGTTGACGATCTTCCTGGTGCGCAAGGGGACCCTGTCCGAGTACGTGTTCCTCGAGCACGGTGCGCACTGGGCGATCTTCGCTCTGGCCGTCATCCTGCTGATCTCGGTCGGCGGGCTGCACGTACCCGAGGTGATCACCGGTCTGGTGGGTGTCGCGTTCATCGGTGCAGCGCTGCTGTCGTCCTTGGCGCGCAATCGCAGGTTGCGGGCGCAGGGCGTCGAACCGAGTCAGGTCCACGCCTGA
- a CDS encoding TerD family protein codes for MGVSLSKGGNVSLTKEAPNLTAVLVGLGWDVRTTTGVDFDLDASALVLGEDKKVLSDKHFIFFNNLKSPDGSVEHTGDNLTGEGDGDDEAIKVDLQAAPAEISSIVFPVSIYEADARSQSFGQVRNAFIRVVDQANGTELARYDLSEDASTETAMVFGELYRSGVEWKFRAVGQGYASGLSGIARDFGVNV; via the coding sequence ATGGGTGTGAGCCTGAGCAAGGGCGGCAACGTCTCGCTGACCAAGGAAGCCCCGAACCTGACGGCCGTGCTGGTGGGTCTCGGATGGGACGTCCGGACGACCACCGGGGTCGACTTCGACCTCGATGCCTCGGCCCTGGTGCTGGGCGAGGACAAGAAGGTGCTGTCCGACAAGCACTTCATCTTCTTCAACAACCTGAAGTCCCCGGACGGCTCCGTCGAACACACCGGTGACAACCTCACCGGTGAGGGCGACGGCGACGACGAAGCCATCAAGGTGGATCTGCAGGCAGCACCGGCCGAGATCTCCTCGATCGTCTTCCCCGTCTCGATCTACGAGGCGGACGCCCGTTCGCAGTCGTTCGGTCAGGTGCGCAACGCCTTCATCCGCGTCGTCGACCAGGCCAACGGCACCGAACTGGCCCGCTACGACCTCTCCGAGGACGCCTCCACCGAGACCGCCATGGTCTTCGGTGAGCTGTACCGCTCCGGCGTCGAGTGGAAGTTCCGGGCCGTCGGTCAGGGTTACGCCTCTGGCCTTTCGGGCATCGCGCGGGATTTCGGCGTCAACGTCTGA
- a CDS encoding HpcH/HpaI aldolase/citrate lyase family protein has protein sequence MRHFSQLPAAASGELFHRAPAEFDRDSSHQVLAHALGATLYVPGTRDDLAEVIERRVAAGVRSMVIDLEDAVRDDDLAQAEDNTVRAIARLSARRAGALLFVRTRVPEQIPQITEHLGKYGEALTGFVAPKFTPANAVAYLDATAEAAQRSGSRMFLMPVLETPDLLYRETREPALQELRDILTRNRDQILCLRLGATDLCGLYGIRRDRDLSIYEVQIVADLIGDLVNHFGRMDGTGHVISGPVWEYFRSQDRLMKPRLRASPFELLRAGKLRDRLLKEDLDGLIREIVLDRSNGLTGKTVIHPTHVPVVHAMSTVSHEEYVDAQAVLAAATPSALQTGSAVAQGGSSGGVAASQYRNKMNEFRPHRRWAERIMLRAEVFGVLAPGVTVPRLLAAVESV, from the coding sequence GTGCGGCACTTCTCCCAGCTTCCCGCTGCCGCCTCGGGGGAGCTGTTCCATCGCGCGCCCGCTGAGTTCGACCGCGACTCCTCCCACCAGGTGTTGGCGCACGCGCTCGGCGCGACCCTCTACGTACCGGGAACGCGGGACGATCTGGCCGAGGTGATCGAGCGTCGGGTCGCGGCCGGCGTGCGGTCGATGGTGATCGACCTCGAGGACGCCGTCCGGGACGACGACCTCGCGCAGGCCGAGGACAACACGGTCCGGGCCATCGCCCGGCTGTCCGCCCGGCGGGCCGGCGCGCTGCTCTTCGTCCGCACCCGGGTCCCCGAGCAAATCCCACAGATCACCGAGCACCTCGGCAAGTACGGCGAGGCACTGACCGGGTTCGTCGCCCCCAAGTTCACCCCTGCCAACGCCGTCGCCTACCTGGACGCGACTGCCGAAGCAGCACAGCGCAGCGGCTCGCGAATGTTCCTGATGCCCGTGCTGGAGACCCCCGACCTGCTGTACCGGGAGACCAGAGAGCCTGCGCTGCAGGAACTCCGGGACATCCTGACGAGAAATCGGGACCAGATCCTGTGCCTGCGGCTCGGCGCCACCGACCTGTGCGGCCTGTACGGGATCCGCCGCGATCGCGACCTGTCGATCTACGAGGTGCAGATCGTCGCGGACCTGATCGGCGACCTGGTCAACCACTTCGGCCGGATGGACGGCACCGGACACGTCATCTCCGGACCGGTCTGGGAGTACTTCCGGTCGCAGGACCGGCTGATGAAGCCGCGCCTGCGCGCCAGCCCGTTCGAACTGCTGCGCGCCGGAAAACTCCGCGACCGGTTGCTCAAGGAGGATCTCGACGGGTTGATCCGGGAGATCGTGCTCGACCGCTCGAACGGCCTCACCGGCAAAACCGTCATCCATCCGACCCACGTGCCCGTGGTGCACGCGATGTCGACCGTCTCGCACGAGGAGTACGTCGATGCCCAGGCCGTGCTGGCAGCCGCAACTCCGTCGGCGCTGCAGACCGGATCCGCTGTGGCACAAGGCGGATCGTCCGGTGGGGTTGCCGCCTCCCAGTACCGCAACAAGATGAACGAGTTCCGGCCGCACCGCCGGTGGGCGGAGCGGATCATGCTGCGCGCCGAGGTGTTCGGGGTCCTCGCACCCGGTGTGACCGTGCCGCGACTGCTGGCCGCCGTGGAGTCCGTGTGA